The genomic interval GTAGCTGTCGTAGATGTGTTGGTACACCGCGTCGCATTTTTGCTCGTAGAGTTCGGTGGAGTAGGCTCGGGGGAGTTCGTCGAGGACCGTCTTTACGGTAGAGTAGACGTCGGCTCGGGTGCGTTGTTTCTTTCGCCAATCGAGGACCAGCTTCGCTTCTTTGAGCGTTTGGAGCAGCATTCTGGCGACCTTCTTGACCTCGGCTTTTTCCTTGTCCGTCAAGTCGACTTCCGGCTTGGTCAACAGATCGAAGAGGGCCAGCTCTTCCTCACTGAGTTGTTCTGCGACACCGCGTTGCTCTTCCGCACTCAGTTCTTTGACGAAGTCGGTCAGCTTGGCGAAAAAGCCGTCTACATCGAGTCCCTTGGGCTCGTTGTACCGGACATCTCGGGTGTGTTGATTGCATCCCTTTGGAGTCGGCCAGGGGATTTCGCTCTGGACTTTTTGCAATCCGCTGCGAATGATTCTTGCCTTACGGTTCGCGCTGGTGCGGCGAACATTGGAGGCCGGTGGCACGGAGGTGCGATTGATGGTTGCGGTTGATTTAGGTGGTGAGTTACAAGCTGTTCAATTCGGTGATGAGCGATTGAGCAAAAGAGCGATTCAGATCGCTGAGCGATTGCAACAAAGTCCCAACGCTAGCATCCCTGCGGCGATGGGCACTAAGAACGAGCTTGATGCCTGCTACGAGTTCTTCGACAATCCGAAAGTAACGCAGCAGAAGATCCTGCAGCCGCACATTGAAGCAACCTACCGTCGCATAGAGCAGACCGACTCTGTCGTTTGCGCGCAGGACACCAGCGAAATCGATCTGACCCGCCCCAAGCAACAAGTCCAAGGTGCTGGGCCGATGGATTGCGAGTCACGCCGTGGTGCTTTTTTCCACCCGGTGGTCGCCTTCAATCTGGACGGGGTGGCGCTCGGGCTGCTCGGTCAAAAAACCTATGTTCGCGAGACCCTCAGTACGCTAACGCCATCGCAAAAGACGGATCAGCGACGCCGTACTCCTATCGAAGAGAAGGAAAGTATACGTTGGCTCGAAGGGCTTACGATGACGCATCAAGCCGCTTTGGCTTGCCCCGAGACGATCTGTGTTTGTGTCGGTGATAGCGAGGCGGATATCTATGAACTGTTCGTTGCGAAGTCTCAAATCGCAACGTCGAACTTACATATCTTGGTTCGCGCGGGGCAGAACCGAAACACGACCGATCGAGAAGATTGGAAGGATCAAGTTCGTCGTTCACCGGTAGTTGGTGAGCAAGTTGTCAACTTGCGTGCTCGCACGGCCAAAGTTGGCATTGGTAAGTCGGCACGCAGTCGTTCTCGCGAAGCTCGAACCGCTCAGCTTGAAATCCGTACGGCGGTGGTTGATGTCGCCAGGCCGATTCATGCATCGAAGGATCTTCTCGCGAGCGGCCGGGTCAATGTGGTGCTGTGCGAAGAAGTCAACGTGCCCGAAGGGGAAGATCCGATTTGCTGGATGCTGGTGACGACGCTACCGATTGATACCGAGCAAGACGTTCAGCGAGTGATCCGATGCTACTGTATCCGTTGGCAGATTGAGGTATTTTTCAAAACCTTGAAATCGGGCTGTCGGATTGAACATCGTCGATTTGAAGAGATCGATCGGATCAAGAATGCGTTGGCAATGTACGCGATCGTGGCTTGGCGATTGATGTACATCTGCCATATGGGTCGATCTTGTCCCGACGTCGGATGCGAGATCATCTTCGAACCGAGTGAATGGAAAAGTGTTTATGCAATCTTGGGGGCTGGAAATCCCTGAATCTGGCTGCCCACGCCTGGAAG from Stieleria varia carries:
- a CDS encoding type I restriction enzyme endonuclease domain-containing protein — translated: MPPASNVRRTSANRKARIIRSGLQKVQSEIPWPTPKGCNQHTRDVRYNEPKGLDVDGFFAKLTDFVKELSAEEQRGVAEQLSEEELALFDLLTKPEVDLTDKEKAEVKKVARMLLQTLKEAKLVLDWRKKQRTRADVYSTVKTVLDELPRAYSTELYEQKCDAVYQHIYDSYQGEGASIYAPH
- a CDS encoding IS4 family transposase, whose product is MRRTLEAGGTEVRLMVAVDLGGELQAVQFGDERLSKRAIQIAERLQQSPNASIPAAMGTKNELDACYEFFDNPKVTQQKILQPHIEATYRRIEQTDSVVCAQDTSEIDLTRPKQQVQGAGPMDCESRRGAFFHPVVAFNLDGVALGLLGQKTYVRETLSTLTPSQKTDQRRRTPIEEKESIRWLEGLTMTHQAALACPETICVCVGDSEADIYELFVAKSQIATSNLHILVRAGQNRNTTDREDWKDQVRRSPVVGEQVVNLRARTAKVGIGKSARSRSREARTAQLEIRTAVVDVARPIHASKDLLASGRVNVVLCEEVNVPEGEDPICWMLVTTLPIDTEQDVQRVIRCYCIRWQIEVFFKTLKSGCRIEHRRFEEIDRIKNALAMYAIVAWRLMYICHMGRSCPDVGCEIIFEPSEWKSVYAILGAGNP